The genomic DNA GGAAACCCCGTACTTCAACACCTTTGGCGGCAACCCGGTGTCGATGGCCGCGGCGCAGGCCGTCCTCGACGTCATCGTCGGCGACGGGCTCGCCGAACATGCCGTCGCCGTGGGCGATCAGTGGCGGGCCGAACTCCGCGTCCTCGCCAAGGAGTACCCGCTGCTCGGCGACATCCGCGGCACGGGCCTGTACACCGGAATCGAGATCGTCACCGACCCCGACACCAAGGAACACGACAGGGGCACAGCGCAGCGCATCGTCGACATGATGCGCGATAACCGCGTTCTGATCTCTGTGTGCGGCGGACATGGCAACATCCTCAAAGTGCGACCCCCTCTGGTGTTCTCGATGTCGGACCTCGACTGGTTCATGACGGTGTTCTCTGCCGTCGTCAAGGAGCTCGCGTGAGTGCTTATCGTGAGGCGTTCGAGGCTGCCGCCGAGCGGCCCGACGACTTCTGGCTGACGGCCGCGCAGGCCATCGACTGGACCGTCGCGCCGACCCGCGCGCTCGACGACTCGGCGGCGCCGCACTACCGCTGGTTCCCCGACGGGCAGCTCAACACCTGCTACAACGCCCTCGACCGGCACGTCGAGGCCGGCAACGGCGACCGCACCGCGCTGATCTACGACTCGGCGATGGTCGGCGTGCAGCAGTCCTTCACGTATGCCGACCTGCTCGACCGCGTGGCGCGCTTCGCCGGAGTGCTTGCCGCACAAGGCGTCACCAAGGGCGACCGCGTCGTGATCTACATGCCGATGATCCCCGAAGCCGTCGTCGCGATGCTCGCGTGCGCCCGCATCGGCGCCGTGCATTCGGTGGTCTTCGGCGGGTTCGCCGCCAACGAACTCGCCGCGCGCATCGACGATGCGCAGCCGGTGGCCCTGCTCACGGCCTCCGGTGGTCTGGAACCGGGACGCACCGTCGAATACCTGCCCGTCGTCGCCAAGGCGCTGACACTGACCGACGCCGCGCCGGCCACGGTGATCGTCAAGAACCGCGGGGAGATCGCGGGCGAGGCCACCGACTACCCGGGCTACCTCGACTGGGACGAGCTGGTGGCCGGCGCCGAGCCAGTAGCTCCGGTGCCGGTGGCCGCCACCGACCCGCTCTACATCCTCTACACCTCCGGGACGACCGGCCGGCCCAAGGGCGTCGTGCGCGACAACGGTGGGCACGCCGTCGCGCTGGCCTGGTCGATGAAGAACGTCTACGACATCAGCGCGGGCCAGGTGATGTGGACCGCCTCGGACATCGGGTGGGTCGTCGGCAGCTCGTACATCGTGTACGGGCCGCTGATCGCCGGCGCCACCACGGTGCTCTACGAAGGCAAGCCCGTCGGCACCCCCGACGCCGGCGCGTTCTGGCGGGTCATCGAACAGCACGGGGTGGAGGCGCTGTTCACCGCGCCGACCGCGCTGCGCGCCATCCGCAAAGCCGATCCCGACGCGTCGATGCTTGCCGGACATGACATTTCGACGCTGCGCACACTGTTCGTCGCCGGGGAACGGCTGGACCCCGACACCTACGAATGGGCATCGGAGAAGTTGCACTGCCCCGTCGTCGACCACTGGTGGCAGACCGAAACCGGCTGGGCCATCTGCGCGAACCTGCGCGGCCTCGAACCCATGCCCATCAAAGCCGGCTCACCGACCGTCCCGGTACCGGGCTACCGCGTCAGCATCGTCGATGCGTCGGGTAATCCGGTCGCGCCCGGCGTCGAAGGCAACATCGTCATCAAACTGCCGTTGCCGCCGGGCACCCTCGCCGGGCTGTGGCAGAACGACAAGGGCTTCGTGCAGTCGTACCTGTCGGCGTTCCCGGGCTACTACTTGACGGGTGACTTCGGCTACGTCGACGACGACGGCTACCTGACCGTGCTGGGCCGCACCGACGACGTCATCAACGTTGCGGGCCACCGGCTTTCGACCGGAAGCATCGAAGCCGTCATCGCCGGCCACCGGGCTGTCGCGGAGTGCGCCGTCATCGGCATCCACGACGACCTCAAAGGGCAGCGGCCCAGCGGTTATGTCGTGCTGAAGGCCGGTGCGGACGTCGACGGCGCGGTGCTGCAACAGGAACTCGCGGCGATGGTGCGGGACCAGATCGGCGCTGTCGCCACTTTCCGCGACGTCACGGTCGTGGGCGCGCTGCCCAAGACCCGGTCGGGGAAGATTCTGCGAAAGACCATGCGGCAGATCGCCGAAGGCACCGACTACGTCGTGCCGTCGACCATCGAGGACAGCTCGGTGATCGATGCGCTGATACCGGTGCTGCGGCCCAGCTAGCTTCGCGCCGCGACCGGTAAGTTGGCGGCAATGTGGGGTTCTGTGGCGGTGCTGGCGCTGCCGATCGCGTTCGATCCGGTACGTCTCGGGGTCAACCTGCTGCTGATCTCCCGGCCACGGCCGGCGCAGAACCTGCTGGTGTACTGGGTCGGATGTGTGACCGCGAGCGTCATGCTGCTGTTGCTCCCGCTGCTGGCGCTGCATTTCACC from Mycolicibacterium phocaicum includes the following:
- a CDS encoding propionyl-CoA synthetase, with amino-acid sequence MSAYREAFEAAAERPDDFWLTAAQAIDWTVAPTRALDDSAAPHYRWFPDGQLNTCYNALDRHVEAGNGDRTALIYDSAMVGVQQSFTYADLLDRVARFAGVLAAQGVTKGDRVVIYMPMIPEAVVAMLACARIGAVHSVVFGGFAANELAARIDDAQPVALLTASGGLEPGRTVEYLPVVAKALTLTDAAPATVIVKNRGEIAGEATDYPGYLDWDELVAGAEPVAPVPVAATDPLYILYTSGTTGRPKGVVRDNGGHAVALAWSMKNVYDISAGQVMWTASDIGWVVGSSYIVYGPLIAGATTVLYEGKPVGTPDAGAFWRVIEQHGVEALFTAPTALRAIRKADPDASMLAGHDISTLRTLFVAGERLDPDTYEWASEKLHCPVVDHWWQTETGWAICANLRGLEPMPIKAGSPTVPVPGYRVSIVDASGNPVAPGVEGNIVIKLPLPPGTLAGLWQNDKGFVQSYLSAFPGYYLTGDFGYVDDDGYLTVLGRTDDVINVAGHRLSTGSIEAVIAGHRAVAECAVIGIHDDLKGQRPSGYVVLKAGADVDGAVLQQELAAMVRDQIGAVATFRDVTVVGALPKTRSGKILRKTMRQIAEGTDYVVPSTIEDSSVIDALIPVLRPS